A segment of the Armatimonadia bacterium genome:
GGATCTTTGGCGAACTGCTCGGCGGGTGCGACGATCGAGGCCTCGAACTTGCGGTAGTCGGCGAGTTCCTGCTCGCTTAGCATCTCCGTGCAGTGATAGCTCGCGTACTCAGACCATGGGAGCGAGATGGCCGGACCGATGACCTTCGCGGCCGACCAGGCGGAATCGTCAAACTGGGCCGAGGTCCAGCCTTCCTGTTCAGTACGTGAGGCCCGCCACGTGGCGTCCGAGCCAATCACGGTGGTAGCGTCACCGGGGCCCTGAAGGACGAGGCGAGCGATGACACCAGCCGCGCCGGTGACATTGTGGGCCTGAACAGCGATGACGTTGCGACCGGGCTTCAGGAGGCCGCCAAGGTCGTAGTGCGGCGGACCGGCCTCGCGCTCAACAGGGCGCAGCGGGCCCTCACCATTGGCAAAGAGGGTCTGGCGGTCGTCGACCACCAGGTCGAGGTAAGCAGCAGTGACCCCCGCGGGCAGGTCGAAGGTCTTGCGCAGGTAACGGCTCTGGTCGACGCACTCACCGGAGGCGACCTCAGGATACCAGATCCAGTTGGCGACAGTCTGCTGTGCGAAGCTCGGTGCGGCGGCGAGGCAGATCAGGAGTGCGCAGCCTCGGTGCATGACTTCCCCCTGTTTGACGGCAACACGTGCGTCGATGGACTTGGCGGCTGCTCGATGTCAGCAAGGTGCCGACCGCAGACCCTTACTCGACCTCTGCCGCCATGCGGGCCAGCCACTCGTCGATGCCTGTCTTCGGGACGTCCAGAGCCCGCCTGACCAGCTCGCAGGTCGGATAGCCACCCACCTGCTCTTGACTGTCGATGATGCGGCCCTGGCGGTCCAGCAGCTGCTGCACAAGGCGCTTGTCTACCTGGTCTCGGTCCCGCGATCGAGCTCCTGCATGGGCAGCTACGTGGGCAACGACCTCGGTCGCCGGGAGTGCCTTCAGCCCCTCAGGCCAGACCGGCTTCTCATGAAGGACCGTGATGTCGCCGCTGGTCATGGCTGCCGGGGCGCCGTCCACCCCGAAGGCGAGGTTATCCTCCAGGTAGACTTCGCCCCTGTTGCCGACCATCGCCAGTCCCTTGCGGGTGTCCGGGCCATGGAAGAGGACATTGCCGACCACGCAGATGCGTCCCTTCGCCGGGAGCAAGGTCCGGCCGGTCCACTCACTGTCAGGGTACCCGATCTGCACCGCCGCACTGCCGGGATTCTGGATGACGTTGTTCACGACCACTCCGGTGGTGTGGGCCTTGAAGAAGGGGTTGCGCTGGTTGTTGTCGGCGTAGAGATTGCCGAAGATGGAGATGTTCCGGCAGAAGTCATGGATCAGGGACCCCATGGAGTGCGGCCCCTTCTTGTGCGTGGAATTCCGGAGGCCCTCGGCGATGATGCAGTTGCTGAAGGTGGCGTCGTGGGTGGTGGCCTCGGGGCCGTCGTACCTGGGGCCAGACGCCGTGAGATTCTCATCGACGGCCCAGCTTACCGAGCAATGGTCGATCACGATGTGGTGTGCGCCACCGGAAGTAGAGATGCCATCGGGCTCCCAGCCGGAGCGCTTGGCCAGCCCGCAGTCTCCCGGCCGAATACGCAGGTGCTGGATGAGGACGTCGTGGGTGGAGATGTAGAGGCTACCGCGGACGATGGTGATTCCCGGCGAGGGCGCCGTCTGACCCGCGATGGTGACGAAGGGCTGCCTGATGCTCAGCGAACCCTTGCCGAGATCGATCACGCCGCCCACTTCGAAGACGATGATGCGTGGGCCGCTCCCGTCGAGGGCCTCCCTGAGTGAGCCGGGCCCTTTGGCGTCAAGAGTGGTTACCTTGAGGACCTGGCCGCCACGTCCGGCAGGGGTGTCGGTTCCGAAACCGACGGCACCGGGGAAGGCCTTCGCAGGCTCCTCGGCACAGGCCACAAAGCCTCCAAGGAGCACTCCTGCCAGCACGAGCACGCAAGTCGCCAAAGGTCGTCTCATCGCCGAACCTCCGCAGCAGCATGATGCGAAGCACGGCCGTCATACGGGCACGATCGGGCCACGGCAGCTATTCCCCCTGAGGCGCACAGCACCTCCGCCTAGGGTAACCCGCGACGATACAGAACCGGGCGCTCGCAGGGCGGGAGCTTGAGCTCGGAGCCGTCAGCGAGGCGCTCGATGAGCATGTGCCACTCGCGCGGATCAGTGCTGCCCTGCGGACTGCTCAGGCTCCGGCTGCCGATCTTCGTCGGGCCATCCACCCCGTTGGCAAAGAGGAAGTTGGGCGTGCGCTCGAAGACAAAGAGACTCTTCCCCGTAAGGCCCTTGGCGTTGCCGCCATGTCCGAAGAGGCGGATATGGTCGCAGTCAGTGACCACCAGCATGGGGTTGTTGCCCTCATACTTGGTGGCATAGATGTCCACGTTGCGGGCGCTGCGCAGCTCATTGGTCACCTGTTGGGGGCTGAACTGATAGAAGCGCAGCGGGCCCTGGGCGCGGTCTACGACGATGCGGGCTGCACGGTAGTTATACCAGTTCCCGCCGCCATGGCCGGTGACCAGGACACAGGGCGCAGTGCGGGCCGCAGGTGCCGCCCGGCCTCGTGGGGCGGGAGCGAAACCGTGAGTCGATAGCCGCTCGATCTCCGTCGCGCGGAAAACGGAGGTGCCGCCACAGCGCCAGTGGAGGGCTGAGGCTCCCGGTACGTCGCTGGCCGCATACAGACCCAGGAAGGCCACGATGCAGTCTGCATCCGAGGTGTCCGCAGTGCGCACCAGAGGCTGAGGATTGGCGGAGTCGGCGAAGGCTCCCTCAGGCAGCGGCATCAGCAGGCTCAGGTGCTGGCCCGCGCCGATCAACCTGGTCCGCGGCTTGAGTTCCAGCGTCTGCGTCAGACGATAGCAGCCCCGGGGCAGGAACACGATCTCATGCTCGTCGATCGCGCGCTGGAGGGCCTGGGTGTCGTCAGTGAGGCCATCTCCCTTCGCGCCGTAGGGCGCCTCCTTGACGTTGGCCGCGCCTGGTGTCTCGAAGGAGGGGAAGTCGGACGCCCACAAGTGACGAGACTGGAGGTCTGCAGGCGGCGTGACGCCAGGCTCGCAGTCCTCGACCTCCTCCACCGAGACGCCGTCCACGTAGACCGGGTAGCGGAACTCCACGCCCTGATTTGTGCGGGGAGCGACAGCGTGAGCGTACTCCCGCACGTGAACCCAGCCCGTCGGGTTCCCGGCGAGGTACGCCTTCCCAGCGCCGTCCATAGTCACGACGGTGGCGTTGCGGACGAACACGTTGTTGAGGTAGACGCCGCTCTCAGAGGACACGACGACCCGAGCCGGCAGGCCGAGGGCCTTCTCAGTGAACTCGATCTGGCTGTCGACGAGGGTCAACTCCCCGACGTTTGCGGGCTGATTCGCCGGCACCTGGATCAGCGGGCCTGCGCAGCGGTCGGCAAGTATCCGCAGGCCCGCCGCGACAAGGGTCTGGCGGCTGGTACTGCGGATGGCGGCTTCAGTCTGGCCCCGAAGGGTGAAACCTGTGATGGCAGGCGTCGGCTGTGTGCCGCTCAAGTAGCCGGTGAAGTCGAGACCGATGCGGCCGCCAATCACGGTGACGTTCGCGCTGCTGCCGCCGGAGCCGATGCCGCCCTGGATGCCGATGAGCCCATGAGTGGCGTCAAGGGTGCAGTCCTCGATTGCGGAGCCCTCTGCGGCCTGATCCCGTAGCGCAATGGCCCCCGGGTTGTTCTCGCCGATGGTGATATCGAGGCCGACCAGCATCTGGTTCATCGAGATATTGGGCTGCTCCGTCTCCGGGCCAAGGCCATCCGCTACGCGGTCTGCTGTTGTGGGGTTGAAGTAGCCGCGAGCCCAGAATCGCACAGCGTAGCGCGGCTTCAGCGCGTCGGAGAAGCCGGGAGAAGAAGGCGCCAACAGTATCTGCGGCCTCTGTGCACCGGCGCGGGAGCCGACCAGAAGATTCGGGAAGCGATTGCCGCCGAAGACGCGACCATTGGACCGCCGGTAGAGCTGCTGCACGCACTCGAGGGTGTCGGAGATACGGTAGGTGCCCGTTGGGAAGAAGCAGACGAGCTGATGGTCACGGGCGAAGTTGATGGCGGCCTGGAGGGTGGCGGTGCAGTCCTGCCGACCGGTCGGGTCTGCCCGGAAGGGCCCCTTGGTCACGTCGAGGTAGCCGAGAGCGGCGAGACGCTGGTCCTCGAGCTCCGTGGGCACCCGCAGGTCCAGGGTGTCCGGCAGTGGCCCGCCGATGGTAGGGTGCACGTAGCGCAGGTAGCTCTCATCAGCGCCCGGTACCTGCCCGACCGGCTGCGACATCGCCAGGACGGGCAGTAGCACAAGCAACACGAACACGAACAGGACGGTCGAGCTTTCCATCGTCTGCCTCCTCTACCGCAGGTCCTCACAATGATGTCGACAAGGTGCGACCGGTCAGGGCTCCCAGCGCAGGACCTTGCACTCCCAGGCCAGCAGGGGCACGACGGCCCCCTCGATAGCGAGTTGCTCAGCAGCGCCGGTGAAGAGCACCGCGGCGGAATCGTCGGTGAGACGACCAGTGTCTGAGACGCCGACCTTCGAGAGGAGGTTTCGCCCGAGTGCCTCACACTCCTTCTGACGACCTCTGGTGATCCGCACCCAGGAAGGCATCCTGTGCACGCGAGACGTGGAAGAGGCTTGTCGGCGTAATAAATGAGGCACTGCCTTGTACTTATGCAGCAAAGAAGGTATCATAAGCGGAATGTCGAACTATAGAAGGCTGCGTCGTACAAAATCGCTTTGCGGTCGGCTGTAGCGGCATCACGTCAGGTTGGTTACTGGTTGCACCAGGCTTGCGGGACACGCGTGGCTTCCGGGGGAAGGCATGCACTACCAGTCCGGTACCGGGTGCGTGAAAAGGGCCCACCTTTGCCTCCGCTTGGGGCAATCGGTGGGCCTCTGTGATTCCGCCTGCGTGACCAGGAGACCGACAGTCGTCAGGAAAGGAGGCAGGAGACAGCTCGAGCTCGTGGTGTGGCCCTGACGGGACCGGCCTTCGCGCCGGAATCACGCTGCACGGAGGAGAGATGGGATCATGCGCCGAGGCTTCACGCTCATTGAGTTGCTGGTAGTGATCGCTATCATCGCGATCCTGGCAGCGATCCTGTTCCCCGTGTTCGCCCGCGCCCGTGAGAAGGCACGTCAGACGAGCTGCGTGAGCAACGTCAAGCAACTGGCACTGGGGTTGATGATGTACAGCCAGGACTACGACGAGAAGTGGCCCTTCATGACCTACGCGGATTGCTTCAGCACCTCAAGCAACACTTGGTTACCCGGGGCTTTCCCCTGGCCCCAGACCGTCCAGCCCTACGTCAAGAGCGCCCAGGTCGGCGTGTGCCCCAGTGACTCGCAGCGGGCCTGCATGAGCAAGATCGGTGGCTCGTCGGGCAACTACGATGATATCTTCATCGCGATCTTTGGGAGGGCACCTGCCACCGCGGACGCGGCGTCGCTGATGTGGCCCTGGAGCTACGCGACGAACATCAACCTCGGCCCGGTCTACGGGAATGCTGCGCAGGCCGCCATCTCCCATCCCTCCCAGTGTCTGCTTCTTGGTGACTACGGGCGCGGAGCGTACACCTACTCGGTGTTCTACATGAGCTTCGGGTACGGGACGAACACCGGCTATAACCCCGACCGCTGGGAAGCCGGTGGCCGTCATAACGAGGGCCGCAACTACGCCTTCTGCGATGGTCATGCCAAGTGGCTCAAGGACCTGGGTGGCATCAAGGGCAACCAGAACTCCTTCGCCAACAACTACTACGCGCAGGGCTGGTACGACAAGGCAACACAGTAGGGACCCAGAGCCCGGCCACGATGGGCAGACAGAATGGGTCAGCCAGCTACTCCACAGGCAACTTCGTCCTCGCACAGCGGCCCGAGGGGACCTGATAGTACGTCTCCGGCCAGGACAAGCTCCGGCGATCTCTGCGGGACCCGAGAGGAGGAGGATCGCGGCCGAAAGGGGAAGTCGGCGACCGGCCGGAAGTGCCTGGTGCACGGCAACGACACTCCCGGTCGGCGCTGCCGAGGATCACCTCTCCCCTCCGAGGAGACCTTTGCCCATGGGCCGTACGCTCGCCCTCTTCGCTCTTGTGGCGGTGCCCTTTGGTGCTGCCCTTGCCCAGCCTGTCACCGTCGAAGTGCGTGACGGTGTGCCGCTGATGGTCCTTGGCGGTCAGACTGTGGCCCCGATGCTGTACCGCGAGAACTACGACTACAACTCCCGGGATCTGGCGCTATCCCACTACGTCAGCCTCTACAAGGCCGGAGTGCGCCTCTTCTGCTTCCCGATGGGCATCGGCCTCACCAGCACCCACGAACAGCGCGTCACAGCATGGCAGAAGTGGACCGATCCGGTCATCGACCAACTGATCCAGGCGACCGGCCCGGACATCCACATCCTGCTGATGGTGCCGACGGACCTCCGGCGGACCTGGAACAAGCAGTGGGCCGAGCAGAACCCCGGGGAGATGGCGCTCTGGCCGCCCGACATGACACCGGGTGATCGCGCCTCACTATCCTCGCTCAAAGCCAGGGCTTTGGTCTGCGAGGGCCTCGCCGACCTCGTCAAGTACGTGGAGGCCCAGCCCTATGCCGGGAACGTCCTCGGCTACTTCCTCC
Coding sequences within it:
- a CDS encoding glycosyl hydrolase family 28-related protein; this encodes MESSTVLFVFVLLVLLPVLAMSQPVGQVPGADESYLRYVHPTIGGPLPDTLDLRVPTELEDQRLAALGYLDVTKGPFRADPTGRQDCTATLQAAINFARDHQLVCFFPTGTYRISDTLECVQQLYRRSNGRVFGGNRFPNLLVGSRAGAQRPQILLAPSSPGFSDALKPRYAVRFWARGYFNPTTADRVADGLGPETEQPNISMNQMLVGLDITIGENNPGAIALRDQAAEGSAIEDCTLDATHGLIGIQGGIGSGGSSANVTVIGGRIGLDFTGYLSGTQPTPAITGFTLRGQTEAAIRSTSRQTLVAAGLRILADRCAGPLIQVPANQPANVGELTLVDSQIEFTEKALGLPARVVVSSESGVYLNNVFVRNATVVTMDGAGKAYLAGNPTGWVHVREYAHAVAPRTNQGVEFRYPVYVDGVSVEEVEDCEPGVTPPADLQSRHLWASDFPSFETPGAANVKEAPYGAKGDGLTDDTQALQRAIDEHEIVFLPRGCYRLTQTLELKPRTRLIGAGQHLSLLMPLPEGAFADSANPQPLVRTADTSDADCIVAFLGLYAASDVPGASALHWRCGGTSVFRATEIERLSTHGFAPAPRGRAAPAARTAPCVLVTGHGGGNWYNYRAARIVVDRAQGPLRFYQFSPQQVTNELRSARNVDIYATKYEGNNPMLVVTDCDHIRLFGHGGNAKGLTGKSLFVFERTPNFLFANGVDGPTKIGSRSLSSPQGSTDPREWHMLIERLADGSELKLPPCERPVLYRRGLP
- a CDS encoding right-handed parallel beta-helix repeat-containing protein, which produces MRRPLATCVLVLAGVLLGGFVACAEEPAKAFPGAVGFGTDTPAGRGGQVLKVTTLDAKGPGSLREALDGSGPRIIVFEVGGVIDLGKGSLSIRQPFVTIAGQTAPSPGITIVRGSLYISTHDVLIQHLRIRPGDCGLAKRSGWEPDGISTSGGAHHIVIDHCSVSWAVDENLTASGPRYDGPEATTHDATFSNCIIAEGLRNSTHKKGPHSMGSLIHDFCRNISIFGNLYADNNQRNPFFKAHTTGVVVNNVIQNPGSAAVQIGYPDSEWTGRTLLPAKGRICVVGNVLFHGPDTRKGLAMVGNRGEVYLEDNLAFGVDGAPAAMTSGDITVLHEKPVWPEGLKALPATEVVAHVAAHAGARSRDRDQVDKRLVQQLLDRQGRIIDSQEQVGGYPTCELVRRALDVPKTGIDEWLARMAAEVE
- a CDS encoding DUF1559 domain-containing protein, producing the protein MRRGFTLIELLVVIAIIAILAAILFPVFARAREKARQTSCVSNVKQLALGLMMYSQDYDEKWPFMTYADCFSTSSNTWLPGAFPWPQTVQPYVKSAQVGVCPSDSQRACMSKIGGSSGNYDDIFIAIFGRAPATADAASLMWPWSYATNINLGPVYGNAAQAAISHPSQCLLLGDYGRGAYTYSVFYMSFGYGTNTGYNPDRWEAGGRHNEGRNYAFCDGHAKWLKDLGGIKGNQNSFANNYYAQGWYDKATQ